In Oxalobacteraceae bacterium OTU3CINTB1, the sequence CCTACGAATTCTGGGCCGAGCACGTGATCAAGCTCGATGCCATCAATCCGCAGGTCGCCGCGCGGCTGGCACGCGGCATGGACCGCTGGCGCCGATACGCCCCGGCGCTTCAGGCCAAGATGAAGCGCGCGCTGGAAAAGGTCGCGGCCCGCGCCAAGCTCTCGAACGACGTGCTTGAAGTGGTGACCAAGGCACTCGCGAACCAATAACGATTTAAACGATTTATATTTCACCACAAGGGAAACCATGAAACGCATCAGCCTCACTCAATACCTGGTCGAAGAACAGCGCCAGAACAACACGATCCCGGCCGAACTGCGTCTGCTGATCGAAGTGGTCGCGCGCGCGTGCAAGACCATCAGCCACGCCGTGGGCAAGGGCGCGCTGGGCGAAGTGCTCGGCACCGCCGACACCGAAAACGTCCAGGGCGAAGTGCAGAAAAAACTCGACATCATCTCCAACGAGATCCTGCTCGAAGCGAATGAATGGGGCGGCCACCTGGCGGCGATGGCGTCGGAAGAGATGGAAACCATCCACCCGATCCCGAACCGCTATCCGAAGGGCGAGTACATGCTGACGTTCGATCCGCTGGACGGCTCGTCGAACATCGACGTCAACGTCTCGATCGGCACCATCTTCTCGGTGCTGAAGGCGCCGGAAGGCATGGGCGAACCGACCGAGGAAGCGTTCATGCAGGCAGGCACCAAGCAGGTCGCCGCCGGCTACGCCGTGTACGGCCCTCAGACCATGCTGGTGCTCACCACCGGCAATGGCGTCAACTGCTTCACGCTGGACCGCGAAATGGGTTCGTGGGTGCTGACACAGCGCGATATGAAGATCCCGGCCAAGACCAAGGAATTCGCCATCAACATGTCGAACGCGCGCCACTGGCACGCGCCGGTCAAGCGTTACGTCGACGAGCTGCTGGAAGGTGAGAACGGCCCGCGCGGCACCAACTTCAACATGCGCTGGGTGGCCTCGATGGTCGCCGACGTGCACCGCATCCTGAACCGCGGCGGCATCTTCATGTACCCGGCCGATACGCGCGACACGTCGATGCCGGGCAAGCTGCGTTTGATGTACGAGGCGAATCCGATGGCCTTCATCGTCGAGCAGGCGGGCGGCTCGGCCACCGACGGCACCCAGCGCATCATGGAGATCCAGCCGCACAAGCTGCACCAGCGCGTGCCGGTGTTCCTGGGATCGCGCGACGAGGTGGCGGTGGTGACGGGCTACCATCAGGGCTGATTGGGCGGTTTCTAGCCTGTTTGACGCACAAAGCAATGACATTTTTGCAGCGTGGCTAAAATTTATTGGTTTTAGGGCTAGCGTGCAGTAAGAAATATTTGTTAGAATGTGCGACTTCGCCGCTTTAGCTCAGTTGGTAGAGCAGTTCATTCGTAATGAAAAGGTCGCCAGTTCGATTCCGGCAAGCGGCACCAGAACTCAGCAGTAAAAAGTGTCAAGAAGTCTCGAAACCCGCCTCTCTCATAGGGAGCGCGGGTTTTTTGTTGTCTCGTGGTTTAGCGAGGTGTAGCATGAAATCCAGAACCGGTGAGGGACAAATTGGCGCTTGTCCCTCACGAAAAATGTTGGTCCCTCAATCGGCGCCGCACTCGGAATGGCATTGCGCCATGACACTCACCGACCTTTTTATCCGGAAACTCAAGCATTCCGGCAAGCCCAGTGGCGACAAATACAGCGACGGCCGCGCGCTGTACCTGTCGGTCGCGCAGAACACCTCTCGCACTGGCGCTCGTGTGGCTGGCGAAGATGGACGCCAGCCGCAGCACCGCCATTGCGCGCCGCAGAGTGGCGCGAATTCGACCTCGATGGCGCCGCGTGGCGCATCCCTGCCGCCAAGATTAAAATGCGCACGGAGCACATGGTGCCGCTGTCCACGCAGGCGCTGGAGATCCTGCGCCAGCTGCGCCGTATAACGGGAGTTTACCAAACCTATCGGAGCGACAACCATTCTGACACCGGGGGCTATATGGCAGGCGACCTGGACCAGCCTGCCAAACCCGGTCGTGCCATTGCGCCGGGACAGAAAAATGGCGCAGGTTTTACGCTGCGCCATTGTGCTTAACTGTAGTGGAAGCGACAGGCGACGATGTGAAGCGTGCCTTCCAGCATCGTGTACACCAGACGGTGCTCACGATCAATCCGCCGAGACCAAAGTCCCGTCAAAGTGCCCTTAAGTGGCTCCGGCTTGCCGATGCCTTTGAAGGGATCAGATTTGCAGGCATCAATCAGTTGATTGACCTTCTCGGCCAACAGCGGATCGGTTTTCTGCCAATGCTGATAGTCTTCCCATCCATTGTCCGTAAATGATACTGCGGACTGTTTAGCTTGTTCTTTGTTGCTTGCCTTCTTGTTTTTCATGCCGGATCAGCTCCCGTTTTCGGGCCGTGCCAGCTTTCAGCTGCTCTATAGACTCCAGCAGCCGGTTGGCGTTTTTCGGTGAACCGAGAAGATACAGCGTTTCCTCGATGCTATTGAAATCGGCCAGCGACAGCATCACCACGGCATCACCGCTTTGACGGGTGATGATGGTAGGGCTGTGGTCGGTGCAAACGTCGTCCATCACAGCTTTGAGCCCGGCGCGTGCCTCGCTAAAAGTTAAGATGTTCATTTGATCTTTGCCTTTCTCGACCGGGGTTCGCGACCAGCGACGGCCTCCCTAGTTTGTCGCTCCCCTAAGGGGGAATTGTAGGTGTCCTCCAGCTTCTTGCTGGGAAGGTGGCACTAAAGATAATGCTAACGATAAATAAGACGGCGATTTCGCTGGTTACTCATTTC encodes:
- a CDS encoding class 1 fructose-bisphosphatase — translated: MKRISLTQYLVEEQRQNNTIPAELRLLIEVVARACKTISHAVGKGALGEVLGTADTENVQGEVQKKLDIISNEILLEANEWGGHLAAMASEEMETIHPIPNRYPKGEYMLTFDPLDGSSNIDVNVSIGTIFSVLKAPEGMGEPTEEAFMQAGTKQVAAGYAVYGPQTMLVLTTGNGVNCFTLDREMGSWVLTQRDMKIPAKTKEFAINMSNARHWHAPVKRYVDELLEGENGPRGTNFNMRWVASMVADVHRILNRGGIFMYPADTRDTSMPGKLRLMYEANPMAFIVEQAGGSATDGTQRIMEIQPHKLHQRVPVFLGSRDEVAVVTGYHQG
- a CDS encoding Txe/YoeB family addiction module toxin; the encoded protein is MKNKKASNKEQAKQSAVSFTDNGWEDYQHWQKTDPLLAEKVNQLIDACKSDPFKGIGKPEPLKGTLTGLWSRRIDREHRLVYTMLEGTLHIVACRFHYS
- a CDS encoding type II toxin-antitoxin system prevent-host-death family antitoxin, producing MNILTFSEARAGLKAVMDDVCTDHSPTIITRQSGDAVVMLSLADFNSIEETLYLLGSPKNANRLLESIEQLKAGTARKRELIRHEKQEGKQQRTS